The proteins below are encoded in one region of Zavarzinella sp.:
- a CDS encoding tetratricopeptide repeat protein: MDPNRTEASSLVSANATTQDSQQAATILEITHSTRYEIGEPIAAGGMGEVRRATDRVLNREIAVKVLHSKYEVASSTAYRFLDEARITGQLQHPGIPPIHDLGTLADGRPFLAMKLIKGETLDEILKSRTDTTHDRSRLVAVFEDICNAVAYAHAHDVIHRDLKPRNIMVGNFGEVQVMDWGLAKVLRNAKAETLIDPESTSAATEIRSTRDSDDLFTQAGSVLGTPSYMAPEQAIGAVDRIDQQTDVFGLGGILAAILTGRPPYQSKSSETTRQLAAMGKLADCFAALDQCGADPELVLLCKKCLSIEKSDRPAGAAEVAQLVARLRMDSEERARQAELQNAATAMQLVEGRKRRKIWIGLAATLAVGVVLSTGLAIWANQSRKKAELAEQQTEQRRIEALHAKHNAEEKTELADEVRRFLQLDVLDLADPKTQLKDSSIRYAADVKLREVLVRASDKIEGKFDDRPEIEAELRKTLGSALESVGRSDLAVKHFKRLQVLLADSKGPEHPDTLHSANHVAINLFYLGSRHEAMEIFKTILELRQKVLGPDHPDTLWTMNNLANCYASANKRELALELRDETLQRRKAILGPDHPDTLMSMHNLAISYESFQRLDDAITLLEKTLKLRQEILGIDHPDTLLSMEALGGYYYKKNRMQDALEILEKTLTLRKEKLGELHPSTLGSMNALSNVYYSLQRYDDALELREKTLKLQQEKLGEEHPDLLTTMGNLANSYTKADRLDEAKGLLVRTLQIVRKVYGPEDPRIILPLANLIVALRKLKLDDEAWEHIDPLLQVVAKTKQAKNFSYPRNVESVMINYRIEMSRMKKDLPEFAKSLQMLEDLGEPPTVFAQTYNLAKNYALATEWFAAEKLDEKAQELLQRAIYYLKRAHSQQPFTKETFAKELGWHNDYMKKQPEFAKFIESLPAATKK; this comes from the coding sequence ATGGACCCGAACCGGACAGAGGCTTCCAGTCTCGTCAGTGCCAACGCCACAACGCAGGATTCACAACAAGCTGCAACAATTCTTGAAATTACCCATTCCACTCGGTATGAAATTGGCGAACCAATTGCCGCAGGTGGCATGGGGGAAGTTCGCAGAGCAACAGACAGGGTTCTGAACCGCGAAATTGCCGTTAAAGTCTTGCATAGTAAGTACGAAGTAGCTTCGAGCACTGCCTATCGATTTCTGGATGAAGCCCGAATTACTGGTCAGTTGCAGCACCCCGGCATCCCCCCGATCCATGATCTGGGCACGCTGGCGGATGGTCGACCGTTTCTGGCAATGAAACTCATTAAAGGCGAAACGCTGGATGAAATCCTGAAATCCCGCACCGATACTACCCATGATCGATCTCGATTGGTGGCTGTTTTTGAAGATATCTGCAACGCTGTGGCATATGCCCATGCCCACGATGTGATCCACCGCGATCTGAAACCACGCAACATCATGGTGGGCAATTTTGGTGAAGTGCAGGTGATGGACTGGGGTCTGGCAAAGGTGCTGCGGAATGCCAAAGCAGAGACACTCATCGATCCGGAATCGACCTCTGCTGCAACAGAAATACGCTCGACGCGGGACAGTGACGACTTGTTTACCCAGGCCGGCAGCGTGCTGGGCACCCCAAGTTACATGGCACCAGAACAGGCAATCGGTGCGGTTGACAGAATTGACCAGCAAACTGATGTATTTGGCCTGGGAGGAATTCTGGCTGCCATTTTGACTGGTCGCCCGCCATACCAGAGCAAGTCATCCGAAACGACCCGCCAACTGGCGGCTATGGGCAAACTGGCCGACTGTTTCGCGGCACTCGATCAATGCGGAGCAGATCCGGAACTGGTTTTGTTGTGCAAAAAGTGCCTGTCAATCGAAAAGTCGGATCGCCCCGCAGGAGCAGCGGAAGTTGCACAGTTGGTCGCACGGCTAAGAATGGATTCGGAAGAGCGTGCCCGACAGGCAGAACTCCAAAATGCAGCCACCGCAATGCAACTGGTGGAAGGCAGGAAACGCCGCAAAATCTGGATCGGGCTAGCTGCCACGCTGGCAGTGGGGGTAGTGCTTTCAACTGGTCTTGCAATCTGGGCGAATCAGTCTCGCAAAAAAGCAGAGCTGGCCGAACAACAAACAGAACAACGCCGCATCGAAGCTTTGCATGCAAAGCACAACGCCGAAGAAAAAACAGAACTTGCCGATGAGGTGCGTCGGTTTCTGCAACTGGATGTTCTGGATTTGGCAGATCCCAAGACCCAACTGAAGGACAGCTCTATTCGTTATGCAGCCGATGTAAAACTGCGCGAAGTTTTGGTGCGTGCTTCTGACAAAATTGAAGGGAAGTTCGATGATCGACCTGAAATTGAAGCGGAACTACGGAAAACCCTGGGCAGTGCCTTGGAATCCGTGGGTCGATCTGACCTAGCTGTGAAGCACTTCAAACGTTTACAAGTGCTATTGGCTGATTCGAAGGGGCCGGAACATCCAGATACCTTGCACAGTGCCAACCACGTGGCAATCAATCTCTTCTATCTTGGTAGCAGACACGAAGCGATGGAGATATTCAAAACAATATTAGAGCTTCGCCAGAAAGTGCTGGGACCTGATCATCCGGATACTCTGTGGACAATGAATAATCTTGCCAATTGTTACGCCAGTGCGAACAAGCGAGAATTGGCACTGGAACTACGAGATGAAACATTGCAACGCCGAAAGGCAATTCTCGGGCCGGATCATCCCGATACTTTAATGAGCATGCATAACCTTGCTATTAGTTATGAATCCTTTCAACGATTGGATGATGCGATTACGTTGCTGGAAAAGACGTTGAAGCTACGGCAGGAAATTCTGGGAATCGACCACCCAGATACGCTGTTGAGCATGGAAGCTCTGGGTGGGTATTACTACAAGAAGAATCGCATGCAGGATGCGCTCGAAATACTGGAAAAAACACTAACACTACGCAAGGAAAAACTTGGCGAGCTTCACCCTAGTACTTTAGGTTCGATGAATGCGCTAAGTAATGTGTATTATTCATTACAACGATACGATGATGCACTGGAACTACGTGAAAAGACACTGAAACTGCAACAGGAAAAGTTGGGAGAGGAACACCCCGATTTGCTTACGACCATGGGGAATCTGGCAAACAGTTATACGAAAGCTGATCGACTTGATGAAGCCAAAGGGTTACTTGTTCGTACACTGCAGATTGTGAGGAAGGTATATGGTCCGGAAGATCCCAGAATCATTCTGCCACTGGCAAACCTGATCGTGGCACTACGAAAACTAAAACTGGATGACGAGGCGTGGGAACATATTGACCCACTACTACAGGTAGTTGCTAAGACAAAGCAGGCAAAGAATTTCAGTTACCCACGGAATGTTGAATCGGTGATGATCAATTACCGAATTGAAATGAGTCGCATGAAGAAGGATCTGCCTGAGTTTGCAAAAAGCCTGCAGATGTTGGAAGATCTGGGAGAGCCACCCACGGTATTTGCCCAGACCTATAATCTGGCAAAAAACTATGCCTTGGCCACGGAATGGTTTGCTGCAGAGAAACTGGACGAAAAAGCCCAGGAATTACTTCAGCGCGCGATTTACTATCTAAAAAGAGCCCACAGCCAGCAGCCATTTACCAAAGAAACGTTTGCCAAGGAACTTGGCTGGCACAACGACTACATGAAGAAACAACCGGAGTTTGCCAAATTTATTGAAAGCCTGCCTGCAGCTACGAAAAAATAA
- a CDS encoding methylene-tetrahydromethanopterin dehydrogenase N-terminal domain-containing protein encodes MSEKRKILIHLDTDIHASVFDRVVAVDSGIDFLFTHSGVRPEHVVPMVHGAIFTRGNKDLHRTAIFLGGSDVAHGEAVLKAVQQAMIPKAGLQVSTMLDSNGCNTTAVAAVLAAEQHLKLSTTTALVLGGTGPVGQRVARILARQGSKVLVGSRDLSKAQQACDAILRKVPTGKVTAVATASSSDAPLALQQAQLVVAAGAAGVVLLPEKMRKDYKNLKVVIDLNAVPPVGIEGVDPMDRGQERDGAICYGAIGVGNTKMKIHRLAVAKLFEANNTHLDAEEIYDLGKSLGKL; translated from the coding sequence ATGTCTGAAAAACGCAAGATTCTTATCCACCTTGATACCGATATCCATGCGTCCGTGTTCGATCGCGTGGTAGCGGTGGATTCCGGAATTGATTTTCTGTTTACCCACTCCGGTGTGCGACCAGAACATGTGGTCCCGATGGTGCATGGTGCCATCTTCACTCGTGGGAACAAAGATCTTCATCGTACCGCCATTTTTTTGGGTGGCTCCGATGTCGCCCATGGCGAAGCTGTGCTGAAAGCCGTTCAGCAGGCAATGATCCCGAAGGCAGGGCTGCAGGTCTCGACCATGCTGGATTCCAATGGGTGCAATACCACCGCAGTGGCGGCAGTGCTGGCGGCAGAACAGCACCTGAAACTCAGCACCACCACCGCACTGGTACTGGGTGGGACAGGGCCCGTCGGCCAGCGGGTCGCACGGATTCTGGCACGACAGGGTTCTAAAGTGCTGGTGGGCTCCCGCGATCTCTCCAAAGCCCAGCAGGCGTGCGACGCTATTTTGCGGAAAGTGCCCACTGGTAAGGTAACTGCGGTTGCGACAGCAAGTTCCAGCGATGCCCCACTGGCACTGCAACAGGCCCAGTTAGTGGTTGCTGCTGGTGCTGCTGGCGTGGTGCTGTTACCCGAAAAAATGAGAAAAGATTATAAAAATCTGAAAGTCGTGATCGATCTGAATGCCGTCCCACCGGTGGGGATAGAGGGTGTCGATCCGATGGATCGCGGCCAGGAACGGGATGGGGCGATCTGTTACGGGGCGATTGGTGTGGGCAACACAAAAATGAAAATCCACCGCCTCGCGGTCGCAAAACTCTTTGAAGCCAACAACACCCACCTGGATGCAGAAGAAATCTACGACCTGGGCAAATCACTCGGCAAATTGTAG
- a CDS encoding aspartyl/asparaginyl beta-hydroxylase domain-containing protein has protein sequence MPDRLKLPFTFDTHLLSEDLDQLGQQWTQHYNRENYSGSWQAIPLRSPCGETDASRMIQADPTQKIFVDTTCLQNTLYFQQVLSSFESTIFAARLMRLTAGSVIKEHTDDGLRFEDGVVRIHIPIRTNSEVDFFLNGSRVEMMPGNCWYLRLSDPHQVRNRGKTDRIHLVIDMKVNGWLTKLFRAAKNSRNSNGT, from the coding sequence ATGCCTGATCGGTTGAAACTGCCTTTTACTTTTGATACCCACCTGCTATCAGAAGACCTTGATCAACTTGGCCAGCAGTGGACTCAGCATTACAATCGAGAAAACTATTCAGGTAGCTGGCAGGCAATTCCACTACGGTCCCCTTGTGGTGAAACCGATGCATCCCGCATGATTCAAGCAGACCCCACTCAAAAAATATTTGTCGATACCACCTGCCTGCAAAACACCCTCTATTTTCAACAAGTTCTTTCCAGTTTCGAAAGCACGATATTTGCAGCACGTTTGATGCGTCTCACTGCAGGATCTGTGATTAAGGAACATACGGACGATGGCTTGCGTTTCGAAGATGGAGTGGTACGCATTCACATACCAATTCGAACCAACTCTGAAGTGGACTTCTTTCTCAATGGTTCGCGTGTAGAGATGATGCCAGGAAACTGTTGGTACTTACGACTGTCCGACCCTCATCAAGTCAGAAACCGTGGGAAAACCGATCGCATTCATCTTGTCATCGATATGAAGGTGAACGGATGGCTGACGAAATTGTTTCGGGCGGCAAAAAACAGTCGAAATAGCAACGGCACGTAA
- a CDS encoding transposase: MNLSTGLVMEMASELDGEASETRLLAPLLQQLKDHCGEKLIVADRCYGFYKHIAMIKDDGCHFVLRVASITQFIQDPEKPARIGKDRYGRKLIEEHGWITSQKNTKLIAVRRLSIIRDKVQIQLLTDLTDSKRYPADDIAEIYRYRWDIERVYATITKVFQLRHLIGTSPEAGLIQASLCLILFNITEAIKWHISVGNGKKIDEVSGEMLWRDIRDEVMAATRLLRTRDVQMLLQGIKQEVGILERLTELLGNLWKKKWAKSKVGRTDPTKIPNPKPQKLKQTTCHDSVFRVMKRAKK, encoded by the coding sequence GTGAATCTGAGTACTGGTCTGGTAATGGAAATGGCTTCGGAATTGGATGGAGAAGCAAGTGAAACACGCTTGTTAGCTCCACTTTTGCAACAGCTGAAAGACCATTGCGGCGAGAAATTAATTGTGGCGGATCGATGCTATGGTTTCTACAAGCATATTGCAATGATCAAGGATGACGGGTGCCATTTTGTTTTACGAGTTGCAAGCATTACCCAATTTATTCAAGATCCGGAAAAACCAGCGAGAATTGGCAAAGACCGATATGGCCGAAAACTTATCGAAGAACATGGCTGGATCACAAGTCAAAAGAATACGAAATTGATCGCAGTACGCCGACTGAGCATTATCCGCGATAAAGTGCAGATACAACTACTAACAGACCTGACCGATTCGAAACGATACCCTGCAGACGACATCGCAGAGATATATCGCTATCGTTGGGATATTGAGCGTGTATACGCGACGATTACAAAAGTGTTTCAGTTGCGTCACTTGATAGGTACCAGTCCAGAGGCTGGTTTAATACAAGCATCGCTTTGCCTCATTTTATTTAACATTACAGAAGCAATCAAATGGCATATTTCGGTCGGAAACGGAAAGAAAATAGATGAAGTATCTGGCGAAATGCTCTGGCGAGATATCCGAGATGAGGTGATGGCCGCAACGCGATTGCTTCGAACGCGCGATGTGCAGATGCTGCTTCAAGGGATCAAACAAGAAGTGGGGATATTAGAAAGACTAACTGAATTATTGGGCAATCTGTGGAAAAAGAAGTGGGCAAAAAGCAAAGTAGGGCGTACAGATCCTACAAAAATTCCAAATCCAAAACCCCAAAAACTGAAACAGACAACTTGCCACGATTCAGTCTTTAGGGTGATGAAGCGAGCAAAAAAATGA
- a CDS encoding LptF/LptG family permease: MYFGAINRMIFLELVKVFLITLTALTGMFLLAGLVQEASQKGLSPVQVLLAIPYIIPNTLPFTIPSTTLFSVCIVYGRMSADNEVIVLKSAGVNIYHLLWPALLLGVLTTGVTGYLYYDVIPMSQRKLQKQFLEDAEEVLYGLLKREGSLKQSSLDFVVYVKDVQGKDLIDVVVKKRNKNRDGYDLVARAQTARLIVQWDDNPDALPKLTVVMGRCVVDHGSGDSSEVTSERYSTTLPVSIFGKTAKERPSSLTWKELTVRENEILKELREVEAIVADLKSQGETQISATMNAREIAEEYKHKLKHVDNLLNKVRTERHMRPATAVGCLCFVLIGCPVGIWANRSDYLSIFIICFLPAVFAYYPLLLAGANMSKEGSIPPYGPWAANIFLLISSLVLIRRLMKR; this comes from the coding sequence ATGTATTTCGGTGCGATTAACCGCATGATATTTCTGGAGCTGGTGAAAGTATTTCTCATTACTTTAACCGCTCTGACAGGAATGTTTCTACTCGCTGGTCTGGTGCAGGAAGCCTCCCAGAAAGGCCTCTCGCCGGTGCAGGTGCTGCTGGCCATCCCGTACATCATTCCCAATACTCTGCCATTTACGATTCCTTCCACCACGTTGTTTTCGGTGTGTATCGTCTATGGGCGGATGTCTGCTGATAACGAAGTAATTGTCTTAAAGTCTGCTGGCGTCAACATTTACCACTTATTGTGGCCCGCACTGCTGCTGGGGGTGCTGACCACCGGAGTGACGGGATATCTGTATTACGATGTAATACCAATGTCCCAGCGAAAACTGCAAAAGCAGTTCCTGGAGGATGCTGAAGAGGTGCTGTACGGCTTGTTGAAGCGGGAAGGTAGTCTGAAGCAGAGCAGCCTCGACTTTGTGGTCTATGTGAAGGACGTGCAGGGGAAAGACCTGATCGATGTGGTGGTCAAAAAGCGGAACAAGAACCGCGATGGCTACGATCTGGTTGCCCGTGCCCAGACCGCCCGCTTGATTGTGCAGTGGGACGATAATCCGGACGCACTGCCCAAGTTAACTGTGGTGATGGGGCGGTGCGTCGTCGATCATGGCTCCGGCGACAGTTCGGAAGTGACCTCCGAACGCTATTCCACCACTCTGCCAGTGTCGATTTTCGGCAAAACGGCCAAAGAACGCCCCAGTTCACTGACCTGGAAAGAGCTAACGGTGCGTGAAAATGAAATACTGAAAGAGTTGCGGGAAGTGGAAGCGATTGTAGCAGACTTGAAAAGCCAGGGAGAAACGCAGATTTCGGCGACGATGAATGCCAGAGAAATCGCCGAAGAGTACAAGCACAAACTGAAGCATGTGGACAATCTGCTGAACAAAGTCCGCACAGAACGCCACATGCGACCAGCCACTGCAGTGGGCTGTCTTTGCTTCGTGCTGATCGGCTGCCCGGTGGGAATCTGGGCGAACCGCTCCGACTATTTGAGCATTTTCATTATCTGTTTCCTGCCTGCGGTATTTGCTTATTACCCACTGCTATTGGCAGGTGCAAATATGTCCAAGGAAGGGAGTATCCCACCATATGGCCCTTGGGCTGCGAACATTTTTCTGTTGATCAGTTCGCTTGTGCTGATCCGCAGGTTGATGAAGCGTTAG
- a CDS encoding TetR/AcrR family transcriptional regulator, which yields MSENLPLKRFATSVTQPASLPRKSEKTRTAILEAALEFVWDHPFRDMTVASITSRTGISRSAFYQYFNDLHDLMEVLLRGLGHDILEVSAPWFHGEGDPLPLLKVSLGALVQVCYERGPIVRAVSDAAPSDERLEKSWSNFLSGFDDIVAARIKQHQDAGLIPMFDPHPVAVALNRMDAALVIQSFGRRPQAEPRPVLETMIRIWSSTLYPNRTGSDPIQEQ from the coding sequence ATGTCAGAAAATTTGCCACTGAAACGATTTGCTACCTCCGTTACTCAACCGGCTTCATTACCAAGGAAATCTGAGAAAACCAGGACTGCAATTCTTGAGGCTGCACTGGAATTTGTCTGGGATCACCCTTTCCGTGACATGACTGTTGCTTCCATTACGTCGCGGACCGGAATTAGTCGCTCAGCGTTTTACCAATACTTCAACGATCTGCACGATTTGATGGAAGTATTGTTACGTGGCTTAGGGCATGACATCCTGGAAGTTTCTGCACCATGGTTCCACGGTGAAGGCGATCCTTTGCCGCTCCTCAAAGTATCTCTTGGGGCCCTGGTCCAGGTTTGTTACGAACGAGGACCTATCGTGCGTGCAGTTTCGGACGCGGCACCATCCGACGAACGTCTTGAGAAGTCATGGTCTAATTTTCTCTCAGGATTCGATGACATTGTTGCCGCGCGAATTAAACAACATCAGGATGCTGGGCTGATACCAATGTTTGACCCACATCCAGTAGCTGTTGCACTTAACCGGATGGACGCAGCCCTTGTCATCCAGAGCTTTGGTCGCCGCCCACAGGCAGAACCCAGACCTGTCCTCGAAACGATGATACGGATCTGGAGTTCCACCCTATACCCGAATCGAACAGGGTCTGACCCTATTCAGGAGCAATGA
- the fae gene encoding formaldehyde-activating enzyme — protein MSVMYVGESLVIQGSDLANVSHIDLLIGPKDGPVGVAFANALANQSAGHTNLLAVVTPNLACKPSTAIITKVTLKGSKQVIQMFGPAQAAVARAVTDSVIEGVIPKDKAEEWVIVCGVFISGDANDNAVIYKNNYEATKEAIARALKNLPSVDEVIAGKDQKHPFE, from the coding sequence ATGTCGGTAATGTATGTCGGCGAATCACTTGTCATTCAGGGCAGCGACCTCGCCAATGTGTCGCACATCGATTTGTTGATTGGACCAAAAGATGGCCCCGTGGGTGTGGCTTTCGCCAACGCACTGGCCAATCAGTCGGCTGGCCATACCAACCTGCTGGCAGTGGTCACCCCGAACCTGGCCTGCAAGCCATCCACAGCCATCATCACCAAAGTAACCCTGAAAGGTTCCAAGCAGGTCATTCAGATGTTTGGCCCCGCACAAGCCGCCGTTGCACGTGCCGTGACCGACAGCGTCATCGAAGGCGTGATTCCTAAAGACAAAGCCGAAGAATGGGTGATCGTGTGCGGTGTGTTCATCTCTGGCGATGCCAATGATAACGCCGTAATTTACAAGAACAATTACGAAGCCACCAAAGAAGCAATCGCACGGGCCTTGAAGAACCTGCCTTCCGTTGACGAAGTGATTGCTGGCAAAGACCAAAAACACCCATTCGAGTAA
- a CDS encoding DUF1254 domain-containing protein — protein sequence MKYTRILIVTLLVTTASIGWLAAIQQQQIMQPPKMKMTTPVPPGIATPDKLETSIGTLTGFDGVPDVKTTQLVYENLFRQRALSAYLNSIQIASMYAMEQGIREFGPPNTTVIQFADQMDSKARWLTPNTVSIYQAIWVELGDEPMVLETPPNVLGIIDDAWFQYVADFGNAGPDNGQGGKFLLVREDYKGELPDGYHIARTPTTGNWVVWRGFPVEGSTKPAVEATQKLFKAYPLSQKNNQPKLTFINVSGKSNNTIHRMDYGYWEELNAQIQDETLMGLDPDIRGLLAEVGIEKGKKFDPTPEQKKILEDVAKIGAVTARALTARPKDDLAYVYPGELKWTNPFFANRYDFILEGRRLYDGRVYMHFYATGITPAMAARNVGKGSQYLIAYLDKDGNALDGSKTYKIHLPPNVPAKDFWSFTLYDNQTRSMLQTDQRFPGIDNLSQKNMKQNRDGSYDIYFAPEPPKGFENNWVQTVPGKGWNTIFRLYGPLKPFYDKTWKLSDPELVK from the coding sequence ATGAAGTACACCCGTATTCTGATTGTGACTTTACTCGTCACTACTGCATCGATTGGCTGGCTTGCTGCTATACAACAGCAGCAAATAATGCAACCACCCAAGATGAAGATGACCACACCAGTACCGCCAGGAATCGCCACACCGGACAAGCTGGAAACTTCGATTGGCACTTTGACAGGATTTGACGGTGTGCCCGATGTCAAAACCACCCAACTGGTCTATGAAAACTTGTTTCGGCAGCGGGCGTTGAGTGCTTATCTGAACTCTATTCAGATCGCATCAATGTACGCTATGGAACAGGGCATTCGTGAGTTCGGTCCGCCGAACACCACGGTGATCCAGTTCGCCGATCAGATGGATTCCAAAGCACGCTGGCTGACCCCCAATACGGTATCGATCTACCAGGCAATTTGGGTGGAACTGGGCGATGAGCCGATGGTGCTCGAAACGCCGCCGAACGTCCTAGGAATCATCGACGATGCCTGGTTCCAGTACGTGGCTGATTTCGGCAACGCGGGCCCGGACAATGGTCAGGGCGGTAAATTCTTACTTGTCCGCGAGGACTACAAAGGAGAGCTCCCAGATGGCTATCACATCGCTCGAACACCGACGACCGGCAACTGGGTTGTTTGGAGGGGCTTCCCAGTGGAAGGCTCGACCAAGCCCGCGGTGGAGGCGACACAGAAGCTCTTCAAAGCCTACCCGCTTTCCCAAAAGAATAACCAGCCGAAGCTGACATTTATTAATGTCTCTGGTAAGTCCAACAACACCATCCACCGGATGGACTATGGTTACTGGGAAGAGCTGAATGCTCAGATCCAGGACGAAACGCTCATGGGTCTTGACCCGGACATCCGTGGTTTGCTTGCCGAGGTAGGGATCGAGAAGGGCAAGAAGTTCGATCCTACTCCAGAGCAGAAGAAAATCCTGGAGGATGTGGCCAAGATCGGTGCTGTGACCGCTCGGGCTCTCACAGCCCGCCCGAAGGATGATCTTGCATATGTGTATCCTGGCGAATTGAAGTGGACGAACCCGTTTTTTGCCAACCGCTACGATTTCATTCTCGAAGGCAGGCGACTTTACGATGGTCGCGTATACATGCACTTCTATGCAACAGGGATTACACCGGCCATGGCAGCCAGGAATGTCGGCAAGGGTTCACAATATCTGATTGCCTATCTAGATAAGGATGGCAATGCACTGGATGGCAGCAAAACGTACAAGATCCATTTGCCTCCGAACGTACCTGCAAAGGACTTCTGGTCGTTTACGCTTTATGATAATCAGACGCGATCAATGCTGCAAACCGATCAACGTTTCCCAGGCATCGACAATCTCAGCCAGAAGAACATGAAGCAAAATCGGGATGGTTCCTACGACATTTACTTTGCGCCGGAGCCACCGAAAGGTTTTGAAAATAACTGGGTCCAGACCGTACCTGGGAAGGGATGGAACACTATTTTCCGACTGTACGGTCCTCTAAAGCCTTTCTACGACAAAACGTGGAAGCTGAGTGATCCAGAATTAGTGAAGTAA